One genomic window of Canis aureus isolate CA01 chromosome 15, VMU_Caureus_v.1.0, whole genome shotgun sequence includes the following:
- the SLC25A4 gene encoding ADP/ATP translocase 1: MSDHALSFLKDFLAGGVAAAVSKTAVAPIERVKLLLQVQHASKQISAEKQYKGIIDCVVRIPKEQGFLSFWRGNLANVIRYFPTQALNFAFKDKYKQIFLGGVDRHKQFWRYFAGNLASGGAAGATSLCFVYPLDFARTRLAADVGKGAAQREFSGLGDCLTKIFKSDGLRGLYQGFSVSVQGIIIYRAAYFGVYDTAKGMLPDPKNVHIIVSWMIAQSVTAVAGLVSYPFDTVRRRMMMQSGRKGADIMYTGTVDCWRKIAKDEGAKAFFKGAWSNVLRGMGGAFVLVLYDEIKKFV, encoded by the exons ATGAGCGATCACGCCTTGAGCTTCCTGAAGGATTTCCTGGCCGGCGGCGTCGCCGCTGCCGTGTCCAAGACCGCGGTCGCCCCCATCGAGAGGGTGAAACTGCTGCTGCAG GTCCAGCATGCCAGCAAACAGATCAGTGCCGAGAAGCAGTACAAAGGGATCATTGATTGTGTGGTGAGAATCCCCAAGGAGCAGGgctttctctccttctggagGGGTAACCTGGCCAACGTGATCCGTTACTTCCCCACCCAAGCTCTCAACTTCGCCTTCAAGGACAAATACAAGCAGATCTTCCTGGGGGGCGTGGACCGGCATAAGCAATTCTGGCGTTACTTTGCCGGTAACCTGGCTTCCGGTGGGGCAGCTGGGGCCACCTCTCTCTGCTTTGTCTACCCGCTGGACTTTGCTAGGACCAGGTTGGCCGCCGACGTGGGCAAGGGTGCTGCCCAGCGTGAGTTCAGTGGTCTGGGTGACTGTCTCACCAAGATCTTCAAGTCTGATGGCCTGAGGGGTCTCTACCAGGGATTCAGCGTCTCTGTCCAGGGCATCATTATCTACAGAGCTGCCTACTTTGGAGTCTATGATACTGCCAAGG GGATGTTGCCTGACCCCAAGAATGTGCACATTATTGTGAGCTGGATGATTGCCCAAAGCGTGACAGCGGTTGCAGGGCTGGTGTCCTACCCTTTTGACACTGTCCGCCGTAGGATGATGATGCAGTCTGGCCGGAAAGGGG CTGATATTATGTACACCGGGACGGTGGACTGCTGGAGGAAGATTGCAAAAGATGAAGGAGCCAAGGCTTTCTTCAAAGGTGCCTGGTCCAATGTGTTGAGAGGCATGGGTGGAGCTTTTGTACTGGTGTTGTATGATGAGATCAAAAAATTCGTCTAA